A stretch of the Deltaproteobacteria bacterium genome encodes the following:
- a CDS encoding ATP-binding cassette domain-containing protein produces MMPAPIISFRNVHKAFGAQKVLDGVSVDISAGSVHFIMGRSGAGKSVLTRQVVGLLRPDAGEVWVDGSEVSRFNEAQFMPVRRKCQMIFQHATLFEAMSVLENVAMPIRKRTGLSASEAEEKAVASLRKVHVQDVMKRMPTELGAGVKKRVAIARAIALEPQIMLYDEPTTSLDPVAARRTDRLIREMSEELGITSMVVSHDLKSLESIADKVTFLDAGQVAYEGTAKNMLESQEPALKSFVGDPAKRWRPNP; encoded by the coding sequence ATGATGCCAGCGCCCATTATATCTTTTCGTAATGTCCATAAGGCATTCGGTGCGCAGAAGGTTCTCGATGGAGTAAGTGTGGATATTTCCGCGGGAAGCGTGCATTTTATTATGGGACGAAGCGGCGCCGGAAAGAGTGTGCTCACCCGTCAGGTGGTCGGGCTCCTGCGGCCAGATGCTGGGGAAGTCTGGGTCGATGGCAGTGAGGTCTCGAGGTTTAACGAGGCTCAATTCATGCCCGTACGTCGAAAGTGCCAGATGATTTTTCAGCACGCGACTTTATTCGAGGCCATGTCTGTGTTGGAAAATGTGGCGATGCCAATTCGGAAGCGAACCGGGCTGAGTGCCTCCGAGGCCGAAGAAAAGGCGGTGGCCTCTTTGCGGAAAGTTCATGTTCAAGACGTCATGAAGCGAATGCCAACCGAACTCGGGGCAGGGGTTAAGAAACGCGTGGCGATAGCTCGTGCGATCGCGCTTGAACCTCAAATCATGCTTTACGATGAGCCAACAACCAGTTTGGACCCGGTGGCCGCAAGACGCACGGACCGTCTGATTCGTGAGATGTCTGAAGAGCTGGGCATCACGTCGATGGTGGTTAGTCACGATTTAAAGAGCTTAGAGTCCATTGCCGATAAGGTCACTTTTCTGGATGCGGGGCAGGTAGCATATGAGGGCACGGCTAAGAATATGCTTGAGTCTCAGGAGCCGGCCCTAAAAAGCTTTGTCGGAGACCCGGCCAAGCGATGGAGACCCAACCCCTGA
- a CDS encoding ABC transporter permease — protein MNQWLRAVGRTSLDVYRDTLSVWALFVRVCLRFRVTEPRLILRQAYEAGNQSLPFVLLTLGFTGAIMVVEACVQGQKILGDLSMIGPAFMKLLVREFAPTISALMLAARYGAGTAAEIGTMKISEQVDALRLAGADALTYLACPRILGGTIAGVGLGICGAWIGFTCGGLVAHGLFDIGIMTYFDYGQVGLNDVLLGVIKCACFGFAVPLMAVFAGLGASGGAPGVGRATTYAVIGGSVAVLALDFLLGLLGFWLLP, from the coding sequence ATGAACCAGTGGCTCCGAGCCGTAGGGCGAACGTCGCTCGATGTTTACCGAGATACGCTTTCTGTCTGGGCTCTTTTTGTGCGTGTTTGTTTACGCTTTCGGGTTACTGAGCCGCGTCTTATTTTGCGACAAGCCTATGAGGCAGGGAATCAGAGTTTGCCTTTTGTTTTATTAACGCTGGGTTTTACTGGGGCCATCATGGTGGTTGAGGCTTGTGTGCAGGGGCAGAAGATTCTGGGCGACCTTTCTATGATTGGTCCGGCGTTTATGAAGCTGTTGGTGCGCGAGTTTGCGCCCACGATATCCGCACTGATGTTGGCCGCTCGATATGGAGCGGGAACTGCCGCGGAAATTGGAACCATGAAAATCAGTGAGCAGGTTGACGCACTTCGGCTGGCTGGAGCTGACGCGCTAACTTACCTGGCCTGCCCGAGGATCCTCGGCGGCACCATCGCGGGCGTGGGCTTAGGCATTTGCGGCGCATGGATAGGGTTTACGTGCGGCGGTTTAGTGGCGCATGGTTTGTTCGATATTGGTATCATGACTTATTTCGATTACGGACAGGTTGGGCTCAACGACGTTTTACTGGGTGTTATCAAATGCGCTTGCTTTGGTTTTGCTGTCCCTTTGATGGCGGTCTTCGCTGGCTTGGGAGCATCGGGCGGTGCACCTGGGGTGGGAAGAGCCACGACTTATGCAGTGATTGGCGGCTCGGTGGCAGTTTTGGCATTGGATTTCCTTCTGGGCCTCTTGGGCTTTTGGCTGCTGCCATGA
- a CDS encoding ABC transporter permease: MLLSNFNVQVTQQVVLDTTESMEVAHQWIRLRGRRLLSLVSMVGGLFLLIYKVIHRLIKRRIDLGEFWRACLGFGEQSIPIMMMASAFTGMILVLQGAVYVEKYGMRSFVGWYVSLATVKEVGPILIALMFSGRVGAKNTSELASMKVGEQMDALRVLALDVYELLIVPRVVAMVLAMACLVVLGDFMALVAAAGVADVLLGIDYLTFYSSMVSKLQVSDVLLGVAKTVCFGGLIAVVSSYCGLNAERGAQGVGRAVNQQVVGSAVAIFLVDCMIALGGRLL; encoded by the coding sequence GTGCTCCTATCGAATTTCAACGTTCAGGTGACTCAGCAAGTCGTCCTTGATACGACAGAATCAATGGAAGTCGCACACCAATGGATTCGCCTGCGTGGCCGTAGACTCTTGAGCCTGGTCTCGATGGTCGGTGGGCTCTTTCTGCTGATCTATAAAGTCATCCATCGTTTAATCAAAAGGCGCATCGATCTCGGTGAATTTTGGCGTGCTTGTCTTGGGTTTGGTGAACAGTCCATTCCTATCATGATGATGGCGTCGGCATTTACGGGGATGATTTTAGTGCTGCAAGGTGCCGTCTACGTTGAAAAGTATGGCATGCGAAGTTTTGTGGGTTGGTATGTAAGCTTGGCAACGGTGAAGGAAGTAGGGCCGATTCTAATCGCACTTATGTTCAGTGGCCGAGTGGGAGCCAAGAACACCTCGGAGCTAGCTTCGATGAAAGTTGGCGAGCAAATGGATGCGTTACGTGTCTTGGCGCTCGATGTCTATGAGCTGCTGATTGTGCCGAGAGTTGTGGCCATGGTTCTTGCTATGGCTTGCCTGGTGGTACTGGGCGACTTCATGGCCTTGGTTGCGGCCGCTGGTGTGGCGGATGTTCTCTTGGGGATCGATTACCTTACCTTTTACTCAAGTATGGTCTCAAAGTTACAAGTCAGCGATGTCCTCTTAGGGGTCGCGAAGACCGTTTGTTTCGGGGGCCTTATCGCAGTTGTATCCAGTTATTGTGGACTCAATGCCGAACGCGGTGCTCAGGGCGTGGGGCGTGCGGTCAATCAGCAGGTGGTTGGGTCAGCGGTTGCCATCTTTTTAGTGGACTGCATGATTGCATTAGGCGGGAGGCTGCTATGA
- a CDS encoding sulfite exporter TauE/SafE family protein yields the protein MDTSVLGLLDFLVLALTGFAAGWINILAGGGSLLTMPMAIFMGLEAGVANGTARLAILVQNITAISRYQQKGAIDWKQVLPYALPCTLGALIGAHYASHASHQETTRFLSFAIIGAVVMAIFKPKSNKKHAKPVPRPIRFIAFFIIGLYGGAIQAGVGYLMIAGITFIGGMDLVKANILKVILVGAYTPFVLGFFWQANRIHLYAALALAVGQALGAWMAASFALDKGEIWVRRFLIVAVMASAAKLLGVF from the coding sequence ATGGACACCAGTGTACTCGGGCTTCTCGACTTTCTAGTTCTGGCTCTTACAGGTTTCGCCGCTGGCTGGATCAATATACTCGCCGGTGGTGGCTCACTGCTTACGATGCCGATGGCTATTTTTATGGGGCTCGAAGCAGGGGTAGCCAATGGAACTGCCCGGCTTGCCATCTTGGTTCAAAACATCACCGCCATAAGCCGTTACCAACAAAAAGGCGCCATCGACTGGAAACAGGTCCTCCCCTACGCTTTGCCGTGCACACTTGGAGCCTTAATTGGTGCTCACTACGCGTCGCATGCCAGCCATCAAGAAACCACTCGTTTTTTAAGCTTTGCAATCATCGGCGCGGTGGTCATGGCCATCTTCAAACCCAAATCGAACAAGAAGCACGCCAAACCGGTACCGCGGCCAATTCGCTTTATTGCGTTTTTTATCATTGGGCTCTACGGCGGCGCTATCCAAGCCGGCGTTGGTTACCTCATGATTGCGGGTATCACTTTTATTGGCGGCATGGACCTCGTGAAAGCGAATATCCTCAAAGTCATTCTGGTTGGTGCTTACACACCGTTTGTTCTGGGCTTTTTCTGGCAAGCCAACCGAATTCATCTTTACGCCGCTTTGGCACTCGCCGTTGGGCAAGCCCTCGGAGCTTGGATGGCCGCTTCATTCGCCCTTGATAAGGGCGAAATATGGGTTCGTCGTTTTTTGATTGTGGCAGTGATGGCATCGGCTGCGAAGCTCTTGGGCGTATTCTAA